The following are from one region of the Halarcobacter sp. genome:
- a CDS encoding nucleotide pyrophosphohydrolase: MDMKNIETIINKFSQDRDWDKFHNPKNLAMAMSVEASELLEIFQWLDFEQAKNLPEEKKEHVKQEIADIVIYLTRICMAYNIDLEEAILEKMKMNEKKYPLFDENGKKIEYGKKK, translated from the coding sequence ATGGATATGAAAAATATTGAAACTATAATTAATAAGTTTTCACAAGATAGAGATTGGGATAAGTTTCACAACCCAAAAAATTTAGCTATGGCTATGAGTGTTGAAGCTTCAGAATTACTTGAGATATTTCAATGGTTAGACTTTGAACAAGCCAAAAACTTACCAGAAGAGAAAAAAGAACATGTAAAACAAGAGATTGCTGATATTGTAATTTACCTTACTAGAATATGTATGGCTTATAATATAGATTTAGAAGAAGCAATTTTAGAAAAAATGAAAATGAATGAAAAAAAATATCCTTTGTTTGATGAAAATGGCAAAAAAATTGAGTATGGAAAAAAGAAATGA
- a CDS encoding tRNA pseudouridine(13) synthase TruD, producing MIERVFAQNHKTLEFKFFQNRDDFIVEEQGIKFSSKGNFIVAKIKKTDLGTWDLISKLSKQLNIYENEIGYAGLKDKNATTTQYISIPKKYGKELQKFKSKNIEILDTRLHNSKLNIGDLVGNHFKIRLHEVEESSLYQIEKVIKEISKFGLPNYFGYQRFGNDTKENLEKAKQLIYGDLVIRDNKISKMLISQYQSYFFNSWLSKRVQLSKEEFILMDGDVFKDNKNHRLFTPKSITKNINESFLKKDIVPTGLLPGRKVFRAQAKARELEEKYDDLYIQEKGYRRDALVYPSNIETKYLKEDKQFIISFTLPKSSYATVFIENIANKNFKN from the coding sequence ATGATAGAAAGAGTATTTGCACAAAACCATAAAACATTGGAGTTTAAATTTTTTCAAAATAGAGATGATTTTATTGTTGAAGAACAAGGAATAAAATTTAGCTCAAAGGGAAATTTTATAGTTGCAAAAATAAAAAAAACTGATTTAGGAACTTGGGATTTAATCTCAAAATTATCAAAACAATTAAATATTTATGAAAATGAGATTGGATATGCAGGTTTAAAAGATAAAAATGCAACTACAACTCAATATATTTCTATTCCTAAAAAATACGGAAAAGAGTTACAAAAATTTAAATCAAAAAATATTGAAATCTTAGATACAAGATTACATAATTCAAAATTAAATATTGGAGACTTGGTAGGTAACCATTTTAAAATTAGACTTCATGAGGTTGAAGAATCAAGTTTATATCAAATAGAAAAAGTAATAAAAGAGATATCAAAATTTGGCTTGCCAAACTATTTTGGATATCAACGTTTTGGAAATGATACAAAAGAGAATTTGGAAAAAGCAAAACAGTTAATATATGGTGATTTAGTTATAAGAGATAATAAGATTTCTAAAATGTTAATCTCCCAATATCAAAGTTATTTTTTTAATTCTTGGCTTTCAAAAAGAGTTCAATTAAGTAAAGAAGAGTTTATTTTAATGGATGGAGATGTTTTTAAAGACAATAAAAACCATAGGCTTTTTACACCTAAATCAATTACTAAAAATATTAATGAAAGTTTTTTAAAAAAAGATATTGTACCTACTGGATTATTACCTGGAAGAAAAGTTTTTAGAGCACAAGCAAAAGCAAGAGAATTAGAAGAAAAATATGATGACTTATATATACAAGAAAAAGGGTATAGAAGAGATGCATTAGTTTATCCTTCAAATATTGAAACAAAATATTTAAAAGAAGATAAACAATTTATTATAAGTTTTACACTTCCAAAAAGTTCTTATGCAACTGTTTTTATTGAAAATATAGCAAATAAAAATTTTAAAAATTAG
- a CDS encoding diguanylate cyclase has protein sequence MGKTSKTLFSLIAIYLFLGLFLGSLSYKFFIDDFISLEEGQNKDNITSFANILNEDLIDLEKITNDYSKWDETYSFIENRNDIFIYDNFRDDAQTLEDLGIDAFLFVDKNDNIVFSTYNKRINLFHINKKNLEKDLLSNLKKIAEVSTLYMFNNKLFYVNKSKILRSDFLGKYRGYILSIKHVDLDYLKQITSSIFDNIILENIEMIKTAPDISLALKHLKKVKAYVNIDDTNIANKIELFDYKNQYLTTFITSNRNAIILQGKRTIKVFNFIGAIILLIVFIVIFQKQKLIIEQNELLNEKVTKRTKQLTRAYRSLKVKNKELYKLAHTDFLTSIRNRANFFENSIRLLKKSNNENKKFAVLMIDIDYFKKINDTYGHDTGDKVLIEFCNIVNEIIQKDMIFGRLGGEEFAITIFNQQESNVYELSEKIRDKCATTLIKVKDTDIKFTISMGVVFKEDKKESIDEILHKADELLYTAKESGRNRVVRAV, from the coding sequence ATGGGAAAAACTTCAAAAACACTTTTTTCTTTAATAGCAATATACTTATTTTTAGGGCTTTTTTTAGGCTCTTTAAGTTATAAATTTTTTATTGATGATTTTATCTCTTTAGAAGAGGGACAAAATAAAGATAATATAACCTCTTTTGCTAATATCTTAAATGAAGACTTAATAGATTTAGAAAAAATTACAAATGATTATTCAAAGTGGGATGAAACATATAGTTTTATAGAAAATAGAAATGATATATTTATCTATGATAATTTTAGAGATGATGCTCAAACACTTGAAGACTTAGGGATTGATGCATTTTTATTTGTTGATAAAAATGATAATATAGTTTTTTCAACTTATAATAAAAGAATCAATCTTTTTCATATTAATAAAAAAAATTTAGAAAAAGATTTATTATCTAATCTAAAAAAAATAGCTGAAGTCTCAACTTTATATATGTTTAATAATAAACTATTTTATGTAAATAAATCCAAAATATTAAGAAGTGATTTTTTAGGTAAATATAGGGGGTATATTTTATCTATAAAGCATGTTGATTTAGATTACTTAAAACAAATCACAAGTTCAATTTTTGATAATATTATTTTAGAAAATATTGAGATGATAAAGACTGCTCCTGATATAAGCCTTGCACTTAAGCATCTAAAAAAAGTAAAAGCTTATGTAAATATTGATGATACAAATATTGCTAATAAAATTGAACTATTTGATTATAAAAACCAATATTTAACAACTTTTATTACCTCAAATAGAAATGCAATAATTTTACAAGGTAAAAGAACTATAAAAGTATTTAATTTTATAGGTGCAATAATTTTACTTATAGTATTTATTGTAATTTTCCAAAAACAAAAATTAATTATTGAGCAAAATGAATTATTAAATGAAAAAGTAACAAAAAGAACAAAACAACTAACAAGAGCTTATAGAAGTTTAAAAGTTAAAAATAAAGAACTTTATAAACTTGCCCACACAGATTTCTTAACAAGTATTAGAAATAGGGCTAACTTCTTTGAAAATAGTATTAGACTTCTAAAGAAATCTAATAATGAAAATAAAAAATTTGCTGTACTTATGATTGATATAGATTATTTTAAAAAAATAAATGATACCTATGGGCATGATACTGGAGATAAAGTACTAATAGAGTTTTGTAATATTGTTAATGAGATTATTCAAAAAGATATGATTTTTGGACGTTTAGGTGGTGAAGAATTTGCCATAACAATTTTTAACCAACAAGAGAGTAATGTATATGAACTTTCTGAGAAAATTAGAGACAAATGTGCCACAACATTAATAAAAGTAAAAGATACAGATATTAAATTTACAATCTCAATGGGTGTTGTATTTAAAGAGGATAAAAAAGAATCTATAGATGAAATACTACATAAAGCTGATGAACTTTTATATACAGCTAAAGAATCAGGAAGAAATAGAGTAGTTAGAGCAGTTTAA
- a CDS encoding ATP-binding protein: MKNNFKYLLLILIIIIPIFFTINYLLKQKFNSIMNNKYEILVQNTNSLIAQSIEDKAKSTLNLALTISEFASKNKLFTQLDYKKFEVLKDISIKIKQNSNFKNLWIHIVDKKGFSRYRTWTNKRDDNVLSKRKELIELIKKPKITSVISVGIFDITFKSIIPVYENGEFEGFIETITKFNSIAEKFQNETMDFLLLVDKKYKNQIKKPFTKKFIQDYYVANINAKDQLLDFVQKNLDDILNIKRYQIRDNKFITIYKLDDYKNEDMAYILTFQDYEKVFSKEINNLQNFIEIIAYLTFSIIIGIFITYYYFNKSRYANQLEKEVNLRTKEIEDLSRRYKQVFEGSNSMKFLIDPDSKQIFDVNNATINFYGYTKEQLTSFKTSDIQAENLDEDFIIEKILKNSEHKFIVKHKIASGEIKDMEVYASQIDIGEKKYIYTIVRDVTKELKLKKEYEEKQKLFYQQAKMASLGEMLENIAHQWRQPLSTITTAASGMKVKKDFDTLDDEFFDDSVDIIIKSSNYLSHTIDDFRNFFKHSNNFEDFKIVDAIKDCMTILKLKLHINEITISFEGDVETTINGYKNEFIQVFLNLINNSIDVFKAKDFKKGEILIEIHKLKNNTEILYHDNAEGIDESIIDKIFEPYFTTKHKSQGTGIGLYMSEEIINRHFKGKFSVKNSSFKVNEKEYFGAEFKIVIPNKN; encoded by the coding sequence ATGAAAAATAATTTTAAATATCTATTACTTATTCTTATCATTATAATACCAATATTTTTTACTATAAATTATCTTTTGAAACAAAAATTTAACTCTATTATGAATAATAAGTATGAGATATTAGTACAAAATACCAATTCACTTATTGCACAATCTATTGAAGACAAAGCCAAATCAACACTAAACTTAGCACTTACTATTTCTGAATTTGCATCAAAAAATAAACTTTTTACACAATTGGATTATAAAAAATTTGAAGTATTAAAAGATATCTCAATAAAAATAAAACAAAATAGCAATTTTAAAAACCTTTGGATCCATATTGTAGATAAAAAAGGTTTTAGTAGATATAGAACTTGGACTAATAAAAGAGATGATAATGTCTTATCAAAAAGGAAAGAATTAATAGAGTTAATTAAAAAACCTAAAATCACAAGTGTTATTAGTGTTGGTATTTTTGATATAACTTTTAAAAGTATAATCCCTGTTTATGAAAATGGAGAGTTTGAAGGTTTTATAGAAACAATTACAAAATTTAATTCAATTGCAGAAAAATTTCAAAATGAAACTATGGATTTTCTACTGCTGGTTGATAAAAAGTATAAAAACCAAATAAAAAAACCTTTTACAAAAAAATTTATTCAAGATTATTATGTTGCAAATATAAATGCCAAAGATCAACTACTAGATTTTGTTCAAAAAAACTTAGATGATATTCTTAATATAAAAAGATACCAAATAAGAGATAATAAATTTATTACTATTTACAAACTTGATGATTATAAAAATGAAGATATGGCTTATATATTAACTTTCCAAGATTATGAAAAAGTGTTTTCAAAAGAGATAAACAATTTACAGAATTTTATTGAAATTATTGCCTACTTAACATTTTCAATTATTATTGGTATTTTTATAACATATTACTATTTTAATAAATCTAGATATGCAAACCAATTAGAAAAAGAAGTAAATCTAAGAACAAAAGAGATAGAAGATTTAAGTAGAAGATACAAACAAGTTTTTGAAGGATCAAATTCTATGAAATTTTTAATTGATCCAGATAGCAAACAAATTTTTGATGTGAATAATGCCACAATCAATTTTTATGGTTACACAAAAGAACAACTAACATCTTTTAAAACATCTGATATACAAGCAGAAAATCTAGATGAAGACTTTATCATAGAAAAAATACTAAAAAACAGCGAACATAAATTTATTGTAAAACATAAAATTGCATCTGGGGAAATAAAAGATATGGAAGTTTATGCTTCGCAAATAGATATTGGTGAGAAAAAGTATATCTATACAATTGTTAGAGATGTAACAAAAGAATTAAAATTAAAAAAAGAATATGAAGAAAAGCAAAAACTATTTTATCAACAAGCTAAAATGGCATCTTTGGGTGAGATGTTAGAAAATATTGCCCATCAATGGAGACAACCTTTATCAACTATTACAACTGCTGCTTCAGGTATGAAAGTAAAAAAAGATTTTGATACTCTTGATGATGAATTCTTTGATGATTCTGTGGATATAATAATAAAATCATCAAACTATCTATCACATACAATTGATGATTTTAGAAACTTCTTTAAACATAGTAATAACTTTGAAGACTTTAAAATAGTTGATGCTATTAAAGATTGTATGACTATATTAAAATTAAAACTTCATATAAATGAAATAACAATCAGTTTTGAAGGAGATGTAGAAACTACAATTAATGGTTACAAAAATGAGTTTATTCAAGTATTTTTAAATCTAATAAACAATAGTATTGATGTTTTTAAAGCAAAAGATTTTAAGAAAGGTGAAATCTTAATAGAGATTCACAAATTAAAAAATAATACTGAAATATTATATCATGACAATGCAGAAGGGATTGATGAGTCGATTATTGATAAAATTTTTGAACCATACTTTACCACAAAACATAAGTCTCAAGGGACAGGTATTGGACTTTATATGAGTGAAGAGATTATAAATAGACATTTTAAAGGTAAATTTTCTGTAAAAAACTCTTCATTTAAAGTAAATGAAAAAGAGTATTTTGGTGCAGAATTTAAAATAGTAATTCCAAATAAAAATTAA